The sequence below is a genomic window from Salicibibacter cibarius.
ATTGGCGAGATTCTTCTTGTTGTTCAAGAAGAAGTTTATGTGGTTTATCGTAAACATAATCAAATGCTTTATCCACTGTTACTCGATCCGTAGACTCCGCTTCTGCGACAGCTTTTTCAATTTCTTCGTTGACTATTCCTTTCATTTTCTCCTGCTTATCTTCATCCATCAATCCACGTTTATTAAGGAAGGTACGGAAACGATCAATCGGATCTTTTTTAGCCCATTCGTTCACTTCATCGTTATTTCGATATTTGGTCGGATCATCAGCTGTAGTATGTGGACCTTGACGATAAGTCACTGCCTCGATTAATGTAGGTCCCTCGCCGTTTCTTGCAGATTCAAGAGCTTCTTTCATCACATGATAAACAGCTAAAACATCATTTCCATCAACTCGTACTCCTTTGACCCCATAGGCGATTGCTTTTTGGGCAATCGTTTGACTGGCTGTTTGTTGGTGAAGCGGAACACTGATTGCCCAATGGTTATTTTGACAGAAAAAAACAGATGGTACTTTGAATACCGAAGCGATATTAAGTGCTTCATGAAAATCCCCTTCGGAAGTTGCCCCGTCACCAAAATATGAAACGGAAACGTCATTTTCACCTTTTAATTTTGAGGCAAGTGCACAACCTGCTGCATGCAATGTTTGACCTGCGATAATGATCTGTATTGGGAATATATTCAATTTATCTGGTGATTGACCCCCATACATGTGACCCTTTGCATAAAGAATCGATTGTTGCATTGGTAGCCCATGCACCATTGTAGCTGCTATCTCACGGTAACTTGAGAAAATCCAATCATCTTTTTCCATAGCATAAGTACTGCCAACTTGTGAAGCCTCCTGACCACTGAACGGAGCATAAGTTCCAATCCTTCCTTGTCGTTGCATTCTTACCATTTTTTCATCAAAAAGACGTGTTTTTAGCATCCAATTGTATATCTCTAGAAGTTGACTATCATTTAGATCAATATTGTCGTGTAATAAACTACCATA
It includes:
- the pdhA gene encoding pyruvate dehydrogenase (acetyl-transferring) E1 component subunit alpha yields the protein MYDEKNLNHEMVQFMDQYGSLLHDNIDLNDSQLLEIYNWMLKTRLFDEKMVRMQRQGRIGTYAPFSGQEASQVGSTYAMEKDDWIFSSYREIAATMVHGLPMQQSILYAKGHMYGGQSPDKLNIFPIQIIIAGQTLHAAGCALASKLKGENDVSVSYFGDGATSEGDFHEALNIASVFKVPSVFFCQNNHWAISVPLHQQTASQTIAQKAIAYGVKGVRVDGNDVLAVYHVMKEALESARNGEGPTLIEAVTYRQGPHTTADDPTKYRNNDEVNEWAKKDPIDRFRTFLNKRGLMDEDKQEKMKGIVNEEIEKAVAEAESTDRVTVDKAFDYVYDKPHKLLLEQQEESRQFLTIKEGR